The following proteins are co-located in the Cyprinus carpio isolate SPL01 chromosome B19, ASM1834038v1, whole genome shotgun sequence genome:
- the LOC109077414 gene encoding uncharacterized protein LOC109077414 isoform X4 produces the protein MTDRYEISWYHQNPDSGRLTLLMSAKSSSVAGRKLLVRFNQNWSRLTVHADVEINTVSLVISGLTESDSGLYFCGTKSVEMHFNKPIRLQIEDKLTDREDKVQSVTDPPEDDEITDEVTLTERVLMFGGVGLAVLVFFVATVLAGGIIHYHGWQKGWIAAKRSSLIHHKSLK, from the exons ATGACAGACAGATATGAAATCTCCTGGTATCACCAAAATCCTGATTCTGGACGACTAACATTACTGATGTCTGCCAAGAGCAGCAGTGTAGCAGGAAGAAAACTGCTAGTTAGGTTCAATCAAAACTGGAGTCGTCTGACAGTTCATGCAGATGTGGAGATCAACACAGTCTCTCTAGTTATTTCTGGACTAACAGAGTCAGACTCCGGTCTTTATTTCTGTGGAACTAAATCAGTGGAAATGCACTTCAACAAACCCATCAGACTACAGATCGAGG acaagctgacagacagagaggacAAAGTTCAGTCCGTCACAGATCCGCCGGAGGATGATGAGATCACAG atgaagTGACTCTGACGGAGCGTGTGCTGATGTTCGGTGGTGTTGGTCTGGctgtgttggtgttttttgtaGCTACAGTCCTTGCAGGAGGAATCATTCACTATCACGGCTGGCAGAAAGGATGGATCGCAGCCAAACGCTCATCTCTGATTCACCACAAATCACTTAAATaa
- the LOC109077414 gene encoding uncharacterized protein LOC109077414 isoform X1 — protein sequence MEKVMFFCAVSYRIIQLTSSDVSEHDVSILRVRLNESITLNCSMTDRYEISWYHQNPDSGRLTLLMSAKSSSVAGRKLLVRFNQNWSRLTVHADVEINTVSLVISGLTESDSGLYFCGTKSVEMHFNKPIRLQIEDKPTDREDKVQSVTDPPEDDEITDEVTLTERVLMFGGVGLAVLVFFVATVLAGGIIHYHGWQKGWIAAKRSSLIHHKSLK from the exons ATGGAGAAGGTCATGTTCTTTTGTGCTGTTTCATACAGAATTATTCAGCTCACTTCCAGCG ATGTTTCAGAACATGATGTGAGTATTTTACGAGTCCGGCTGAATGAAAGCATCACTCTGAACTGCAGCATGACAGACAGATATGAAATCTCCTGGTATCACCAAAATCCTGATTCTGGACGACTAACATTACTGATGTCTGCCAAGAGCAGCAGTGTAGCAGGAAGAAAACTGCTAGTTAGGTTCAATCAAAACTGGAGTCGTCTGACAGTTCATGCAGATGTGGAGATCAACACAGTCTCTCTAGTTATTTCTGGACTAACAGAGTCAGACTCAGGTCTTTATTTCTGTGGAACTAAATCAGTGGAAATGCACTTCAACAAACCAATCAGACTACAGATCGAGG acaAGCCGACAGACAGAGAGGACAAAGTTCAGTCCGTCACAGATCCGCCGGAGGATGATGAGATCACAG atgaagTGACTCTGACGGAGCGTGTGCTGATGTTCGGTGGTGTTGGTCTGGctgtgttggtgttttttgtaGCTACAGTCCTTGCAGGAGGAATCATTCACTATCACGGCTGGCAGAAAGGATGGATCGCAGCCAAACGCTCATCTCTGATTCACCACAAATCACTTAAATaa
- the LOC109077414 gene encoding uncharacterized protein LOC109077414 isoform X5, whose product MTDRYEISWYHQNPDSGRLTLLMSAKSSSVAGRKLLVRFNQNWSRLTVHADVEINTVSLVISGLTESDSGLYFCGTKSVEMHFNKPIRLQIEDKPTDREDKVQSVTDPPEDDEITDEVTLTERVLMFGGVGLAVLVFFVATVLAGGIIHYHGWQKGWIAAKRSSLIHHKSLK is encoded by the exons ATGACAGACAGATATGAAATCTCCTGGTATCACCAAAATCCTGATTCTGGACGACTAACATTACTGATGTCTGCCAAGAGCAGCAGTGTAGCAGGAAGAAAACTGCTAGTTAGGTTCAATCAAAACTGGAGTCGTCTGACAGTTCATGCAGATGTGGAGATCAACACAGTCTCTCTAGTTATTTCTGGACTAACAGAGTCAGACTCCGGTCTTTATTTCTGTGGAACTAAATCAGTGGAAATGCACTTCAACAAACCCATCAGACTACAGATCGAGG acaAGCCGACAGACAGAGAGGACAAAGTTCAGTCCGTCACAGATCCGCCGGAGGATGATGAGATCACAG atgaagTGACTCTGACGGAGCGTGTGCTGATGTTCGGTGGTGTTGGTCTGGctgtgttggtgttttttgtaGCTACAGTCCTTGCAGGAGGAATCATTCACTATCACGGCTGGCAGAAAGGATGGATCGCAGCCAAACGCTCATCTCTGATTCACCACAAATCACTTAAATaa